The following proteins are co-located in the Paenibacillus sp. FSL H8-0079 genome:
- a CDS encoding NAD-dependent malic enzyme encodes MNQRNLDGNSIIIRLEMTTKDIKFGEVASAISEAGGDIIAIDVISTNQDVSVRDLTVAVTDAQDNSKIIEGVRQLKGISIINVSDRTFLLHLGGKIEVTPKTPIQNREDLSRVYTPDVARVCSAIVEEPGKAFSLTIKRNTVAVVSDGSAVLGLGNIGPRAAMPVMEGKAMLFKQFAGVDAFPICLDTQDTEEIIRTVKAISPGFGGINLEDISSPRCFEIERRLNEELDIPVFHDDQHGTAVVLYAGLINALKLVGKSINDVKIVVCGIGAAGVACSNILLSAGASRLIGVDREGAIVRTQTYENEVWSDYAARTNPELETGSLREVIRGADVFIGLSRGNLLTREDVQTMAEDPIVFAMANPVPEIMPALVEDIVAVMATGRSDYPNQINNVLCFPGIFRAVLDCRATEINEEMKLAAAQAIASAITDEERTRYYIIPSVFNDKVVKSMRNRVIEAAVKTGVARRIPREQAREGGES; translated from the coding sequence ATGAATCAGAGAAATCTGGACGGCAACAGCATTATTATTCGGCTGGAAATGACAACTAAAGATATCAAGTTTGGCGAAGTGGCTTCGGCCATCTCGGAAGCTGGTGGAGACATCATTGCCATTGACGTCATTTCGACCAATCAGGATGTCAGTGTGCGCGACTTGACCGTCGCGGTAACAGATGCACAGGATAACAGCAAAATTATAGAAGGCGTACGCCAGCTCAAAGGTATATCCATCATTAACGTATCAGATCGAACGTTCCTGCTGCATTTGGGCGGCAAGATCGAAGTGACACCGAAGACTCCGATTCAGAATCGGGAAGACCTGTCGCGTGTGTATACCCCGGATGTGGCTCGGGTATGTTCGGCCATTGTGGAAGAACCGGGGAAAGCTTTCTCGCTGACGATCAAGCGGAACACGGTAGCCGTGGTATCCGATGGCAGTGCGGTACTTGGACTGGGCAACATTGGTCCCCGTGCAGCGATGCCCGTCATGGAAGGTAAGGCAATGTTGTTCAAACAGTTTGCAGGTGTGGATGCCTTCCCAATCTGCCTGGACACGCAGGATACCGAGGAAATCATTCGTACTGTGAAAGCGATATCACCTGGTTTTGGCGGCATTAATCTGGAGGATATTTCGTCACCACGTTGTTTCGAGATTGAACGTCGTCTGAATGAGGAATTGGACATCCCGGTATTTCATGATGATCAGCATGGCACAGCGGTTGTGTTATATGCCGGTCTGATCAATGCGCTCAAACTGGTAGGCAAGTCGATTAATGATGTGAAGATCGTGGTCTGTGGTATTGGAGCAGCCGGTGTAGCATGCAGCAACATATTATTGTCTGCGGGAGCCAGTCGACTTATTGGTGTCGATCGTGAAGGTGCGATTGTACGGACACAAACCTATGAGAATGAAGTCTGGAGTGACTATGCGGCTCGTACCAACCCGGAACTGGAAACGGGGTCGCTACGTGAAGTCATTCGTGGAGCCGATGTGTTCATTGGCTTGTCACGCGGCAATCTGTTAACTCGTGAAGATGTGCAGACCATGGCCGAAGATCCAATCGTGTTTGCGATGGCCAATCCGGTGCCTGAGATTATGCCTGCTTTGGTGGAGGACATTGTGGCTGTTATGGCGACAGGACGATCCGATTATCCGAACCAAATCAACAACGTGTTATGTTTTCCAGGCATATTTAGGGCAGTTCTGGATTGCCGGGCTACCGAAATTAATGAAGAAATGAAGCTGGCAGCTGCTCAAGCGATTGCCTCGGCCATTACGGACGAAGAGCGTACACGCTATTACATTATTCCGAGTGTGTTCAATGATAAAGTGGTCAAATCAATGCGTAATCGCGTCATTGAAGCAGCTGTTAAGACGGGTGTAGCGCGGCGTATTCCACGTGAGCAGGCTCGTGAAGGTGGGGAATCGTAA
- a CDS encoding pyridoxamine 5'-phosphate oxidase family protein, translating into MIIEELDAELMEWLSGTNLEHKQHEAMQLLTVSEDQWPHQAMISMGEVIAISPHQLRLALWQGTQTSMNMSKTGKATLIAVQGQRLLHIRIEVELLPEMKGAVHPRDRFEARVLHVRVDHAPYAEITSGITFQLKDELVAITRWKETIEELRK; encoded by the coding sequence ATGATTATAGAGGAATTGGACGCTGAATTAATGGAATGGTTGAGTGGGACAAATCTGGAGCATAAACAGCATGAAGCCATGCAACTGCTGACCGTATCTGAGGATCAGTGGCCGCATCAGGCGATGATCAGTATGGGCGAAGTCATTGCGATAAGTCCGCATCAGCTTAGACTGGCTCTGTGGCAAGGTACACAGACCAGTATGAACATGAGCAAAACAGGCAAGGCTACCTTGATTGCGGTTCAAGGACAGCGATTGCTGCATATCCGTATAGAAGTAGAGCTGTTGCCTGAGATGAAGGGCGCTGTTCATCCGAGAGATCGCTTTGAAGCCAGAGTGCTTCATGTACGTGTAGATCACGCGCCATATGCGGAGATCACTTCAGGAATTACATTTCAATTAAAAGATGAACTTGTGGCAATTACCCGCTGGAAAGAGACAATTGAAGAATTGCGAAAGTAG
- a CDS encoding aromatic acid exporter family protein, with amino-acid sequence MSFGARVLKTGIAVTLALYLSSLFLNPQSPVPAAIAAIFAMQPSIYRSWKYFLDQLQTTTLGAIVALVGGMVLSNEPIAVGLIIVLVIMICLKLNMGETVGLTLVTVVSIMEASGDWHFALNRFLLTLVGIVSAFLINITVFPPKPKVQFVKQIQSVFSGMSLLLRTSISDEIKEVVFREEKNNLGGSIKSLSDKYNLFEEEQKKMKRSKFSETRQMVVYKQMLLSLQKGYEVLDSVERHYFQAPRTPAMDLFFDSHLELVIKFHEHALLKFEDKLKPNGEEAAQFVLDNDRFMEQAITEFDIDKDGMLRLSIVAAAIYDYGYQLERLNRLAEHVHSSSEDKESQDKILNWLKWP; translated from the coding sequence ATGTCGTTTGGTGCACGTGTACTTAAGACGGGGATCGCGGTCACGCTTGCCTTGTACCTTAGCAGCCTGTTCTTGAACCCGCAATCTCCCGTGCCTGCCGCAATCGCGGCTATATTCGCCATGCAGCCTTCCATCTATCGTTCCTGGAAATACTTCCTGGATCAGCTGCAAACGACCACACTCGGAGCTATTGTGGCCCTGGTGGGAGGTATGGTGTTGTCCAATGAGCCTATTGCTGTTGGATTAATTATTGTGCTTGTTATCATGATATGTCTTAAATTGAATATGGGCGAGACGGTTGGACTGACACTGGTCACGGTTGTATCCATTATGGAAGCTTCGGGTGACTGGCATTTTGCACTTAATCGTTTTCTGCTGACACTGGTTGGTATTGTATCGGCGTTTCTCATCAACATTACGGTATTTCCTCCGAAACCGAAGGTTCAGTTCGTGAAGCAGATCCAGAGTGTCTTCAGCGGCATGTCGTTGCTTCTGCGAACCTCGATTTCGGATGAGATTAAGGAAGTCGTGTTCCGGGAGGAGAAAAACAACCTGGGTGGCTCCATTAAGTCTCTGTCCGACAAGTATAACTTGTTCGAAGAGGAACAGAAGAAGATGAAGCGTTCAAAATTCAGCGAAACCAGGCAGATGGTGGTCTACAAACAGATGCTGTTGAGTCTGCAAAAAGGGTATGAGGTACTGGATTCGGTGGAACGCCACTATTTCCAGGCACCGCGGACACCGGCTATGGATCTGTTTTTTGACTCCCATCTGGAATTGGTTATCAAATTCCATGAGCATGCACTGCTCAAGTTCGAGGATAAGTTGAAACCGAACGGCGAAGAGGCAGCGCAGTTTGTATTGGACAATGATCGTTTCATGGAACAGGCGATCACTGAGTTTGATATCGACAAGGACGGGATGTTACGATTATCCATCGTGGCAGCTGCAATCTATGATTATGGGTATCAGCTCGAACGTCTGAATCGACTTGCCGAACATGTGCATAGCTCCAGTGAAGACAAAGAATCACAGGACAAAATTTTGAATTGGCTTAAGTGGCCTTAA
- a CDS encoding arabinogalactan endo-1,4-beta-galactosidase — protein sequence MSNLEEKTFVLGMDVSFMDEIEQHGGTYSDVDGKEQDLLSILKLNDANAIRLRIWNDPVGGFCNLERTVAVAKRIKEQGLQFLLDFHYSDRWADPANQWKPKAWENLSYEELQRAVCTYTADVLRTLKEHDALPDMVQVGNEITPGMLWNEGRVGGEEHDTDEQWERFAGLVKYGIAAVKSVDADIQIMIHIDRGGDNAESRKFYDQFEALGVEFDIIGLSYYPWWHGTLDALRDNLHDLAERYGKPVNVVETAYPWTLEQPEGIEWILNQEELLLPGYPATVEGQTKYLKDLLQIIREVPGGLGHGFYYWEPAWIPSKEEWSVGHPNNWGNLTMFDFKGRKLESFTALASVEESDTETYV from the coding sequence GTGAGCAACTTGGAGGAAAAGACATTCGTTCTGGGAATGGATGTATCTTTTATGGACGAGATTGAACAACATGGTGGGACCTACAGTGATGTGGACGGCAAGGAACAAGACTTGCTGTCCATCCTGAAACTTAATGATGCTAATGCGATTCGGCTGCGGATCTGGAATGATCCTGTAGGTGGGTTCTGCAATCTGGAGCGGACGGTGGCGGTAGCCAAACGGATTAAGGAACAGGGCTTGCAGTTTTTGCTTGATTTCCATTATTCCGATCGGTGGGCTGATCCGGCGAATCAGTGGAAACCAAAGGCGTGGGAGAATCTGTCCTATGAGGAGCTTCAACGTGCGGTATGCACGTATACCGCTGATGTCCTGAGAACGTTGAAGGAACACGATGCTCTTCCAGACATGGTGCAGGTCGGCAACGAGATTACACCAGGCATGTTATGGAATGAGGGACGTGTTGGTGGAGAAGAGCATGATACGGATGAACAGTGGGAACGTTTTGCAGGTCTTGTAAAGTACGGAATTGCTGCGGTCAAATCCGTTGACGCGGATATCCAGATTATGATACATATTGATCGTGGTGGAGATAACGCCGAGAGCCGCAAGTTCTACGATCAATTTGAAGCGCTGGGTGTGGAGTTCGATATCATTGGACTCTCGTATTATCCTTGGTGGCATGGCACACTCGACGCGTTACGTGACAATCTGCATGATCTGGCTGAGCGTTATGGCAAACCCGTCAATGTCGTTGAAACCGCTTATCCGTGGACGCTGGAACAGCCAGAAGGCATTGAATGGATTTTGAATCAGGAAGAATTGTTGTTGCCAGGATACCCTGCAACTGTAGAGGGGCAGACCAAATATCTGAAGGATCTGTTGCAGATTATTCGCGAAGTTCCTGGTGGTTTGGGTCATGGATTCTATTATTGGGAACCTGCCTGGATACCAAGTAAGGAAGAATGGTCCGTAGGACATCCGAATAACTGGGGTAACCTCACGATGTTTGATTTTAAAGGTCGCAAGTTGGAATCGTTTACAGCACTCGCTTCTGTAGAAGAATCAGATACAGAGACATACGTGTAA
- the helD gene encoding RNA polymerase recycling motor HelD, which yields MSTEQQWSEEQQRVNTVTDQIERKITTLEDEVGSFRDEVVGMRKDFWDEVTMNFSEADDVGETSTSMRQQSQVLSDRERSHLNTAGALDKMKRLHHSPYFGRIDFKEDGYPNAERIYLGIASLLDEKEESFLVYDWRAPISNLYYDGAPGQITYHTPSGEISGDIEMKRQFVIRDGRIRFMFDTGVTIGDELLQAVLSRTSDAQMKSIVATIQKEQNRIIRNDRTRMLIVQGAAGSGKTSAALQRVAYLLYKYREHLQADQMVLFSPNPMFNSYVSTVLPELGEENMLQTTFQEYLERRLGREYQLEDPFIQLEYVLTGTEDPDYDVRMSSIRFKSSESFLKVITRYKESMLSGGMKFKPVRFQGRAIVTSEAMAEKFYSFESSVKLVSRLEMLRDWMLKELSAFGKGELDAPWVDQQLDLMEPEDLQRAYQRLKRKQKGKTHTFNDFEQERGILARMVVSDRLKPLRKWIKSLRFVDIRQLYAHLFNDQAQMVRLLGDEALPAQWDEICKMTLRRLKLQELAYEDITPYLYLRELMLGFHINSNIRHVIIDEAQDYSAFQLAFMKRLFPRAKITALGDFNQAIYAHSSVLSGTGPLTNLYGPDNTEVIELTRSYRSTREIVEFTRGMVPGGEEIIPFNRSGEKPKVIVSSDPERHMNVITTDLKHLIEEGYESVAVICKTAEESKAVHAALSKALPTAPKLIKKTTLAFEQGVHVIPAYLAKGVEFDAVLIYDGSAEQYAQEHERKLFYTACTRAMHLLHVYCVGTPSPFITSQSEEWYDLGKVSAAQVD from the coding sequence ATGAGTACAGAGCAGCAGTGGAGTGAGGAACAACAACGGGTTAACACCGTGACCGATCAGATTGAGCGCAAGATCACAACGTTAGAAGATGAAGTAGGTTCCTTCCGGGACGAAGTGGTTGGCATGAGAAAAGACTTCTGGGACGAAGTTACGATGAACTTTAGCGAAGCGGACGATGTCGGGGAGACTTCAACCAGCATGCGACAGCAGTCACAGGTACTGTCCGATCGGGAGCGTAGCCATCTGAATACAGCGGGTGCGTTGGACAAAATGAAACGACTGCATCATTCACCATATTTTGGCCGCATTGATTTCAAAGAAGATGGATATCCAAATGCAGAACGCATTTACCTGGGGATCGCATCTTTGCTGGACGAGAAAGAAGAATCCTTTCTGGTCTACGACTGGCGTGCGCCAATCTCCAACCTGTATTATGACGGGGCGCCGGGTCAGATCACGTATCATACACCAAGCGGCGAGATTAGCGGTGATATAGAGATGAAACGGCAGTTTGTCATTCGGGACGGACGTATCCGCTTTATGTTCGACACGGGGGTTACGATTGGCGATGAGTTGTTGCAGGCCGTGCTCAGTCGAACTTCGGATGCGCAGATGAAGAGTATTGTAGCGACCATTCAGAAAGAGCAAAACCGGATTATTCGCAATGACCGGACACGCATGCTCATTGTGCAAGGCGCAGCCGGAAGTGGCAAAACATCCGCAGCGCTCCAGCGTGTGGCCTATCTTCTCTATAAATACCGCGAGCATCTGCAAGCGGATCAGATGGTTCTTTTTTCGCCGAATCCGATGTTCAACAGTTATGTCTCTACGGTACTGCCTGAGCTTGGGGAGGAGAATATGTTGCAAACGACCTTCCAGGAGTATCTGGAACGCCGTTTGGGTCGTGAATATCAACTGGAAGATCCGTTCATTCAGCTTGAATATGTACTTACGGGGACGGAAGATCCCGATTACGATGTTCGTATGTCCAGCATTCGGTTCAAGTCATCCGAATCTTTCCTGAAGGTCATTACGCGTTATAAGGAAAGCATGCTGTCAGGGGGCATGAAGTTCAAGCCGGTTCGCTTCCAGGGCCGAGCGATTGTCACGTCAGAGGCTATGGCTGAGAAATTCTACAGCTTCGAGTCGTCCGTTAAGCTGGTGAGTCGACTGGAGATGTTGCGGGACTGGATGCTGAAAGAACTGTCTGCTTTTGGTAAAGGTGAACTGGATGCGCCTTGGGTTGATCAGCAGCTTGATCTGATGGAGCCGGAGGATCTGCAACGTGCGTATCAACGGTTGAAGCGCAAGCAAAAAGGAAAGACCCATACGTTTAATGACTTCGAGCAGGAAAGAGGGATTCTGGCACGTATGGTGGTCAGTGACCGACTCAAACCGTTGCGAAAATGGATTAAGTCCTTACGATTCGTTGATATAAGACAATTATATGCACATCTATTCAACGATCAGGCTCAGATGGTACGACTGCTTGGTGACGAAGCGCTGCCTGCTCAATGGGATGAAATCTGTAAGATGACGTTACGCAGATTGAAGCTTCAGGAGTTGGCCTATGAAGATATTACGCCATACTTGTACCTACGTGAGCTTATGCTTGGATTCCATATTAACTCCAATATTCGTCATGTCATTATTGATGAGGCACAGGATTATTCTGCATTTCAGCTGGCCTTTATGAAGAGATTATTCCCACGGGCGAAAATAACAGCACTCGGTGACTTTAATCAGGCAATCTATGCCCACTCTTCCGTGCTTAGTGGAACAGGACCTTTGACTAACCTGTATGGACCTGACAATACGGAAGTGATTGAGCTCACCAGAAGTTATCGATCTACCCGGGAGATCGTGGAGTTTACCCGTGGTATGGTGCCTGGCGGGGAAGAGATTATTCCATTTAACCGCAGTGGCGAGAAGCCTAAAGTGATCGTTTCTTCAGATCCGGAGCGTCATATGAACGTTATCACAACAGACCTCAAGCACTTGATTGAGGAAGGGTATGAATCAGTTGCAGTCATCTGCAAGACCGCCGAAGAGAGCAAAGCAGTACATGCTGCATTGAGCAAGGCACTGCCCACAGCACCGAAGTTAATCAAGAAAACGACGCTAGCATTTGAACAGGGGGTTCATGTCATTCCGGCATATCTGGCCAAAGGTGTGGAATTCGATGCTGTCCTGATCTATGACGGTTCTGCAGAGCAGTATGCCCAAGAACATGAACGCAAGTTGTTCTACACGGCTTGTACGCGAGCGATGCATTTGCTGCACGTCTATTGTGTGGGCACACCGAGTCCGTTCATTACCTCCCAGTCGGAAGAATGGTACGATCTTGGCAAGGTGTCTGCTGCGCAAGTGGACTGA
- a CDS encoding HD domain-containing protein produces the protein MPENPLQPSSQSVKGPEHLGNVDGTAEGEAVLRAARSFVQGDSSKHTDGHDWPHIERVTALAVELAHRMGADPFVCELAALLHDVPDEKLNESLEAGMAKLNDWLDTQPLDSDTRAAVVGIISTISYAGGQLPAVSSLEAQVVQDADRLDALGAIGIARTFAFSGARAREMYDPSLPPREHMTREEYRNGRSTTINHFYEKLFKLKDLMNTSYGKELAEQRHHYMVQFVEQFKREWEGTDR, from the coding sequence ATGCCAGAGAACCCTCTTCAACCATCTAGCCAGAGCGTAAAAGGACCAGAGCACCTGGGCAATGTAGATGGAACAGCCGAAGGAGAGGCTGTACTGCGTGCTGCCCGATCTTTTGTACAAGGGGACTCGTCCAAGCATACGGATGGTCATGACTGGCCGCATATTGAACGGGTAACTGCACTTGCGGTCGAACTCGCTCACCGCATGGGTGCAGATCCATTTGTCTGTGAACTGGCTGCATTATTACATGACGTACCGGATGAGAAGCTGAATGAGAGTTTGGAAGCCGGGATGGCGAAACTGAATGACTGGCTGGATACCCAGCCGCTTGATTCGGATACACGTGCAGCGGTTGTGGGTATTATTAGCACCATCTCGTATGCGGGAGGCCAGCTTCCTGCGGTCAGCTCGCTTGAAGCACAAGTTGTACAGGATGCGGATCGTCTGGATGCGCTGGGGGCGATTGGAATCGCGCGCACCTTTGCCTTCTCAGGAGCGAGGGCGCGCGAGATGTACGATCCATCTCTTCCCCCACGGGAGCATATGACCCGTGAGGAATATCGTAATGGGCGCAGCACCACGATAAATCACTTTTATGAGAAGTTGTTCAAGCTCAAAGATCTGATGAATACCTCCTATGGCAAGGAACTGGCGGAGCAGCGTCATCATTATATGGTGCAGTTCGTAGAGCAGTTCAAAAGGGAATGGGAGGGCACGGATCGGTAG
- a CDS encoding beta-galactosidase gives MTYKFPPVSSKAPHMLHGADYNPEQWLRYPEILEEDIRLMKLAKCNVMSIGIFSWVSLEPEEGVYTFEWLDQVLDRFAANGIYAFLATPSGARPAWMSAKYPEVLRVSEKRVRNLHGFRHNHCYTSPVYREKVTAINTKLAERYSDHPAIIGWHISNEFGGDCHCDYCQEAFRGWVQKKYKTLDELNHSWWTTFWSHTVTDWSQVESPAPHGETQVHAMNLDWRRFVTDQTADFIVHETKPLKAQNPDLPVTTNLMEFYGGLNYWKFADILDFLSWDSYPTWHDADDDAKQASRIAMMHDIVRSIKGGQPFLLMESTPSSTNWQEVSKLKKPGMHLLSSLQAVAHGSDSVQYFQWRKSRGSSEKLHGAVVDHVGTEHTRVFQDVTDVGTALEGMEAIVGTAVPAEVAIIFDWENRWAVNDSQGPRNIGVKYEQTVEEHYEAFWKKGVAVDVIDMDADLSKYKLLIAPMLYLVREGVGERIEKFVEQGGTFVATYWSGIVNENDLCFLGGFPGPLRKTLGIWSEEIDGLHDRDLNGIIPEQGNELQLTTAYDAIELCDLIHLEGAKSLATYRSDFYAGRPALTVNQLGSGKAYYVATRLKAPFYDDFYAQLITDLNVERGLETELPSGTTAHTRTDGTADYVFVQNYTPDEKLVELDGQSYTDLLSGDAVEASLSLQPFDIRVLRRPVARK, from the coding sequence ATGACATACAAATTTCCACCGGTAAGTTCCAAAGCCCCGCACATGTTGCATGGCGCAGATTATAACCCGGAGCAGTGGCTCCGCTATCCTGAAATTCTGGAAGAAGATATTCGCTTGATGAAGCTTGCCAAGTGTAACGTGATGTCCATTGGTATCTTCTCTTGGGTATCCCTTGAGCCGGAAGAAGGCGTATATACGTTTGAATGGCTGGATCAGGTCTTGGATCGTTTTGCAGCCAATGGCATCTATGCATTCCTGGCTACACCAAGTGGTGCGAGACCTGCCTGGATGTCTGCCAAGTATCCGGAGGTACTTCGTGTCTCCGAGAAACGTGTCCGCAACCTGCATGGTTTCCGTCACAACCATTGTTATACTTCACCGGTATACCGTGAGAAAGTCACTGCGATCAATACAAAATTGGCAGAACGTTATTCGGATCATCCGGCTATTATCGGCTGGCACATCTCTAACGAGTTCGGTGGAGACTGTCATTGCGATTACTGTCAGGAAGCTTTCCGTGGCTGGGTTCAGAAAAAGTATAAGACACTCGATGAACTGAATCATTCGTGGTGGACCACATTCTGGAGTCACACGGTTACAGACTGGAGTCAAGTCGAGTCGCCGGCTCCACACGGTGAGACACAAGTACATGCAATGAACCTGGATTGGCGCCGTTTCGTTACCGATCAGACAGCTGATTTTATCGTGCATGAAACGAAACCATTGAAAGCTCAGAATCCGGATCTGCCCGTCACAACGAACCTGATGGAATTTTACGGCGGTCTGAACTATTGGAAGTTCGCCGATATTCTGGATTTCCTGTCTTGGGATAGCTATCCAACGTGGCATGATGCAGATGACGATGCAAAACAGGCCTCCCGGATCGCAATGATGCATGACATCGTTCGTTCCATCAAAGGTGGACAGCCGTTCTTGCTGATGGAAAGTACGCCAAGTTCAACCAACTGGCAAGAGGTTAGCAAGCTGAAAAAACCTGGTATGCATCTGCTCTCTTCTCTCCAGGCAGTGGCACACGGTTCCGATAGTGTACAGTACTTCCAGTGGAGAAAAAGCCGGGGGTCCAGTGAGAAGCTCCATGGTGCGGTGGTAGACCATGTTGGCACGGAGCACACTCGCGTGTTCCAGGATGTGACTGACGTAGGTACGGCTCTAGAAGGCATGGAAGCTATTGTAGGAACAGCGGTTCCGGCAGAAGTAGCGATCATATTCGACTGGGAAAATCGCTGGGCCGTTAATGATTCACAGGGTCCGCGCAATATCGGTGTGAAGTATGAGCAGACGGTTGAAGAGCACTACGAAGCGTTTTGGAAAAAGGGAGTTGCTGTAGACGTTATCGATATGGATGCCGACCTGTCCAAGTATAAGTTATTGATTGCTCCAATGCTCTATCTGGTACGTGAAGGTGTCGGCGAACGCATTGAGAAGTTTGTGGAACAAGGTGGTACGTTTGTAGCGACCTACTGGTCCGGAATTGTCAACGAAAATGATCTGTGTTTCCTGGGTGGATTCCCAGGTCCGCTCCGTAAGACGCTTGGCATCTGGTCGGAAGAAATTGACGGACTGCATGATCGTGATCTGAACGGGATCATTCCTGAGCAGGGCAATGAGCTTCAGCTCACTACAGCATATGATGCAATTGAATTGTGTGATCTGATTCATCTGGAAGGCGCGAAGTCACTGGCTACGTACCGTTCTGACTTCTATGCCGGACGTCCAGCATTGACGGTTAACCAGTTGGGTTCAGGAAAAGCGTATTACGTAGCGACACGTCTGAAAGCACCATTCTATGATGATTTTTATGCACAGTTAATCACTGACCTGAACGTTGAGCGTGGACTTGAAACCGAGCTGCCTTCTGGTACAACGGCACATACGCGTACAGATGGTACGGCTGATTATGTGTTTGTACAGAACTACACACCAGATGAGAAGCTGGTTGAATTAGATGGACAGTCCTATACGGATCTGCTCAGTGGTGATGCTGTGGAAGCCAGTCTCAGTTTACAGCCATTCGACATTCGTGTCCTGCGTAGACCGGTTGCCCGGAAGTAA